TGTGTGTGAAGTACATAAACTAAAGTTCAAATAAACACATATTGTCGACAAAAAGAAGTCTATCTAGACTAATGTCTTAGAGAGGTGCGTGTAGTCATTATTTTGCAGGCACAAAAAAACGCGCCGTATGGGCACGTTTTTACTTTAAAGCTTTATAAAACTTTTTATATTACATTTCGTCACTGCGGTAGGTTTTTTTCATAATGTATACATAGGCATTAACAAAAGCGTTTTCTTGGTACTTTTTAAGGCCAGTGTCTTCAAACGCAATAGGAATAGGATTGCGCTTAAGCTGCTCTTTAATTTCGGTTGTTGAGAACACACGAACGTCTAACTCTTCAATTAATTGAATCGCAGTTTCCATTTTAAAGCCTTTTGCACTGCCGGCAAATTTTCCTTTAGGTTGGCGTTCACGAATGGCAACAGAATCAATTTGGTAATCTTGCATTAATTTTGCAAAATCAAATTGAAATTTACGCATTATTTCAGTGTCGTTACCGTTACCTAAGGTAAAGCGTGTTTGGCGCACATCGCGAATATCAAATACGTCGTTATCTTTACTTAAAATACAAAGTAGTACATCACTACCGGTAATTTCTACACCACATGTTCTCATTGCTATTCTCTAATATAACTTAATTGCTTGGTATTATACCCAACATCGAATAAATTGCGAGAGCAAGGCTTTGCGTGTGCATTTTAATAATCAATAAACTCAAGTTGTCACACGGTTAATTTAAATTAGTGAGCGAAAATCAAAAAAATGACTATTTTAGAAATAATTTAAGGTAATGGGCGTGCTTTAAACTTGTAATTGATACTCTATCACGCGACAATATCTTTTTTGTAGTTGAGCAGACTCAGCATCTACATTAGTCATTTATGGCGAAAAATAGTCAATGCTTATTCGTAAAAGCGTTGTCGAGTCATTCTCATTTAATTTATTTAAAAATACACGTGATACATTGTAGGTGTCACCACTGTATGTAAGGATTTATAATGCCAGTTATTACTCTTCCTGACGGCAGTCAGCGTAGTTTTGAAAACCCTGTAAGTACTCTTGATGTAGCTAACGATATCGGCCCTGGTCTTGCTAAAGCTACCATTGCTGGACGCGTTAATGGTGAGCGAGTTGATGCTTGCGATATGATCAACGAAGATTCGCGCCTTGAAATCATCACCGCAAAAGATGACGACGGCCTAGAAATTATTCGTCACTCGTGTGCTCACTTGATAGGTCATGCAGTTAAGCAACTTTTCCCAGATGCTAAAATGGCGATTGGTCCAACTATCGATAACGGTTTTTACTACGATATTGATATGGACCACTCTTTGTCTCAAGAA
The genomic region above belongs to Pseudoalteromonas sp. MM1 and contains:
- a CDS encoding DUF3010 family protein; its protein translation is MRTCGVEITGSDVLLCILSKDNDVFDIRDVRQTRFTLGNGNDTEIMRKFQFDFAKLMQDYQIDSVAIRERQPKGKFAGSAKGFKMETAIQLIEELDVRVFSTTEIKEQLKRNPIPIAFEDTGLKKYQENAFVNAYVYIMKKTYRSDEM